A window of the Helianthus annuus cultivar XRQ/B chromosome 4, HanXRQr2.0-SUNRISE, whole genome shotgun sequence genome harbors these coding sequences:
- the LOC110935110 gene encoding uncharacterized protein LOC110935110, whose protein sequence is MHAKINFFNGLYQQADRTRASGCQDLDVMKVALKEFKERFPSGFQHIEAWEVVRKHEKWAQVPLMGEEGEGSAHKRKPVDVDFSIPDMNEDPSPQRAQRRDKRQATSSEGSSAELAAQFKVYTAMKEAKQAVELEAIELRKKESRRLAS, encoded by the exons ATGcatgcgaaaataaactttttcaacggcctataccaacaagcg gatcgcacacgagcAAGCGGATGTCAAGATCTCGACGTGATGAAAGTcgcgttaaaagaatttaaagaaaGATTTCCAAGCGGTTTTCAACACATCGAggcgtgggaggtcgttcgaaaacacgagaaatgggcccaagtcccattgaTGGGCGAGGAAGGTGAAGGTTCGGCACATAAAAGAAAGCCGGTTGACGTAGACTTTTCAATACCGGATATGAACGAAGATCCCTCGCCACAAAGAgcacaacggcgagacaagcgtcaagctacatcgtccgagggaagctcggccgagttggcggcacaattcaaagtgtacaccgccatgaaagaagcgaagcaagcggtagaattggaggcgatcgaattgaggaaaaaagagagtcggaggctcgcgagctaA
- the LOC110937382 gene encoding DNA replication licensing factor MCM3 yields the protein MDITEEIRATNKKAFTELFDSNYDTLDEDIRNMIHNKRRRLIFQLTHLFQRGAEDLARRLLQNPSEYIQSLADFITERTRSIDPKYLKEGEQVLVGFDGPFVSRKVTPRDLLSEFIGSMVKVEGIITKCSLVRPKVVKSVHYCPSTKQFTSREYRDITSTMGLPTGSVYPTRDDNGNLLVTEYGLCNYKDHQTLSMQEVPENSAPGQLPRTVDVIAEDDLVDSCKPGDRVAIVGVYKAIPGKSQGSVNGVFRTVLIANNVSLLNKEANAPVYSSEDLKHIKKIAEREDTFDLLSRSLAPSIYGHSWIKKAVILLMLGGTEKNLKNGTHLRGDINMMMVGDPSVAKSQLLRAIMNIAPLAISTTGRGSSGVGLTAAVTSDQETGERRLEAGAMVLADRGVICIDEFDKMNDQDRVAIHEVMEQQTVTIAKAGIHASLNARCSVVAAANPIYGTYDRSITPTKNIGLPDSLLSRFDLLFIVLDQMDPEIDRRISDHVLRMHRFRSATDGGDEVSMYGREDESDLDTSIFVEYNRMLHGRTRGRRPNAEALKIKFLKKYIHYAKHRIQPDLTDEASEYIATAYAELRNSGGGTRTGGTLPITARTLETIIRLSTAHAKLKLSKQVLKSDVEAALRVLNFAIYHQELTDMEEREHQQEKELERKRKATTQTGDAAAAEPEAMDVDEPPVAPTISAERIAAFRLAFERHRHDTRFEKVTIDEIERVVNIGAAVPYLRAEIMVLLEDWKEAVYINGEDVYAIY from the exons ATGGACATCACTGAAGAGATCAGAGCCACCAACAAGAAAGCCTTCACAGAGTTATTCGACTCAAAC tACGATACCTTAGATGAAGATATCCGCAACATGATCCACAACAAACGCCGTCGTTTAATCTTCCAGCTCACTCACCTCTTTCAACGCGGAGCTGAAGATCTCGCTCGAAG GTTGTTGCAAAACCCTAGCGAGTATATACAGTCGTTAGCGGATTTCATAACGGAGAGAACACGGAGTATTGACCCCAAATACTTGAAGGAAGGGGAGCAAGTGTTGGTAGGGTTTGATGGACCGTTTGTGTCAAGGAAGGTTACTCCTAGAGATCTTCTTTCTGAGTTTATTGGTTCTATGGTCAAAGTTGAAGGGATTATTACTAAAT GTTCTCTTGTAAGGCCAAAAGTTGTGAAAAGTGTTCATTATTGCCCTTCAACTAAGCAATTTACATCTCGTGAGTATCGAGATATTACTTCTACAATGGGTTTGCCAACAGGTTCCGTGTATCCAACCCGG GATGACAATGGCAATCTGTTAGTAACTGAGTATGGTCTTTGCAATTACAAAGATCATCAAACACTTTCAATGCAAGAAGTGCCTGAAAACTCTGCTCCTGGTCAACTTCCGAGAACTGTTGATGTCATCGCAGAAGATGATTTGGTTGACTCATGCAAACCTGGAGACCGTGTGGCAATTGTTGGAGTTTACAAAGCTATTCCTGGGAAAAGTCAAGGCAGTGTCAATGGAGTATTTAG GACTGTGCTTATAGCAAACAATGTTTCTCTACTGAACAAAGAGGCGAACGCTCCAGTTTATAGTTCCGAAGACTTGAAACACATTAAAAAGATAGCTGAGAGAGAAGATACATTTGACTTGCTGTCTAGATCACTGGCACCTTCAATCTATGGGCATTCATGGATTAAGAAAGCGGTTATTTTACTTATGCTTGGTGGGACAGAGAAGAATCTTAAAAACGGGACCCACTTAAGAGG TGACATTAACATGATGATGGTTGGAGATCCTTCTGTTGCGAAGTCACAGCTTCTTAGAGCTATTATGAATATTGCTCCACTGGCAATTTCAACCACTGGTCGTGGTTCTTCTGGGGTTGGATTGACAGCTGCAGTTACTTCTGATCAAGAAACAG GAGAAAGAAGGCTAGAAGCTGGTGCTATGGTTCTTGCTGACAGAGGTGTGATCTGTATTGATGAATTTGACAAAATGAATGATCAAGATCGTGTAGCAATACATGAGGTTATGGAGCAGCAGACTGTAACCATTGCAAAAGCTGGTATTCACGCATCATTAAATGCTAGATGCAGTGTGGTAGCAGCTGCTAATCCCATTTATGGAACA TATGACCGTTCAATTACCCCAACAAAGAATATTGGGCTTCCTGATTCCTTGCTGTCACGTTTTGATTTGCTGTTCATTGTGTTGGACCAAATGGACCCTGAGATAGATCGAAGGATCTCTGATCATGTTTTGCGTATGCACCGTTTTCGATCTGCTACAGATGGAG GTGATGAAGTATCAATGTATGGAAGGGAGGATGAATCTGATTTAGATACATCTATATTTGTTGAGTATAATCGAATGCTACATGGAAGAACAAGGGGTAGGAGACCTAACGCTGAAGCTCTGAAAATCAAGTTTCTTAAAAAGTATATTCATTACGCAAAACACAGGATTCAGCCAGATCTCACTGATGAG GCATCTGAGTACATTGCAACTGCATATGCAGAGCTCAGAAACAGTGGTGGTGGCACCAGG ACTGGAGGAACGCTTCCGATTACTGCCAGAACTCTGGAGACTATTATTCGACTATCTACAGCACATGCTAAACTTAAACTGAGTAAACAG GTTTTAAAATCTGATGTAGAAGCTGCCTTGAGAGTTCTCAATTTTGCTATTTACCATCAAGAATTAACTGACATGGAAGAACGTGAGCATCAACAGGAAAAAGAGCTAGAAAGAAAGCGCAAAGCTACTACTCAAACAGG GGACGCAGCTGCAGCTGAACCTGAAGCAATGGACGTAGATGAACCTCCAGTGGCACCAACCATATCCGCTGAAAG GATTGCTGCATTTAGGCTTGCATTTGAGCGGCATAGACATGATACCCGGTTTGAAAAAGTAACTATAGACGAGATTGAGCGGGTTGTTAACATCGGCGCAGCAGTACCTTACTTGAGGGCAGAGATTATGGTCCTCCTAGAG GACTGGAAAGAAGCAGTATATATCAACGGGGAGGATGTTTATGCCATATACTGA